Within Acaryochloris sp. CCMEE 5410, the genomic segment CGCCACTTCAGGATGATCCTGGGTAAAGGCAGGCAATCCGAGAGGCAACCCTGCGCCCGCAATAATTAAATTGGTTCCATGTTCTGCAGCGGTGCGAACCAGTGTCTCATAATCCTGGGCAGCGACCATGATGTTGATGCCAATGATGCCCTCTGGGCTAAGTGCACGGGCTGAATTTAATTCATCAATGAGGGCTAATCGATTGGCTTCAAAAAATTGTTCCCTTCTGTTGCGCCCCGCTTTCTGGTTTGGGTCGAAGTAGGGGGAGTTCAGCCCTAGACCCACGGCGGAGATAATGCCGATACCGCCTGCATTAGCAACGGCAGCAGCTAGATGCGCACCAGAAATGCGGATACCCATCCCTCCTTGAATAATGGGATAGCGAGCTGTATATTGACCAATTTGAAGGGTGGGAAGAGTCGTCATAATTTGTTTCCTCATTAGGTTCAGAAATTGAAGTTCTGTCTCAAGAGTCAGAACCCTCACTTGATTGAATAGTGCGTCGCAGACCAACCACCAGCCCCCCACCCAACTTCATCGATCTGATCTTGGGATTGGCTCAGATTGGCTTTGTAGATTTTCATGGGTTTCATTCTTCCTGGAACGACTCAACTGACCGTGGTAACCCGTAAGGATCCGGCTCCCATCAGGAAGGACATGGATCTCCAGTTGATCACTCGCCCAAGTGATGTTGTCCTTGAAGGCTGGATTGAAGATATGAATGCGCTGATTGCTGGACGCAACTGGAGAATCGGGAGAGTGAATTTTTAGTAGTTCTATAAATGGTCCATCAATGAGAATATCCAACTGGTCCAGCAGATCTTGGGCACCAAGTGGAGCAGATTCTTCTTGTAACTGCTCCAGCGTAAATCCCGTAAATGACATCACATTTAACCCTGCAGCCTTGACCTTGTGGGCCAATTCAGTGAGTGCAGACGCTTGCCAGAAAGGCTCACCGCCAGAAAAAGTAACGCCTTCATTGCGGGGATTGCTGAGAATCTTCTGGGCCAGGATGTCCACAGCTGTTAACTGGTTGATTTCAAACGACCATGAATTAGGATTGAAACAACCCGGACATGCCCGATGACACCCTTGGACCCAGACAACGGCTCGACAACCGGGACCATTCACTTCAGATTCATCAACATATCCCATGATGTTCAGATATCCCGGAGGAATATCCACGAGAGCTATGGGTGACAGGTTATTCTGTATATTCATGGTTTTAGCTACCAATAGATGAGCAGTGTAAGGTTCATCTGGAGTTACGGCTTAGACCAAGCGGAAAAGACTGCCCAACAAGGCCAGAATCTCCCTTTCAGGCTCTGACTATGCTCCACTCAGCACTCAACCGTTAGGTACAAATCCAGGTCGAGTAGATAATCTCTTGGATCAATTATTTAGTCGCTACCATAGCCCTACAATGCATACTGGGCTATGGATTATTGAGTATTGGAAATCGTCTTCAGACGTGGCTCAAGACACGACCCATGACGGAAAAGGACTTCAGGAAAGGGCCAACCATGCGCGGATCTTTAATCATCGAGCTGTAATCGCCCACCTCAAACTTGAGCTTGCCGCTCATGTAGGCCATGCTAAGCCCCATCAGGCTTAAACCCTTGGCTTGCCATTTTTGCCAGTCCTTTGGGGTAGCCCGCAAGTCCCAGTTCAGGGCTTGGTTGGTATAGGGATCCGCTTTGATCGCCCGGCCATTCTCTACTGCGAGAACACCCGTCGGGGTAGCAGTATTGGTGAAACCATAGCCGATGGTGGAATTAAAATTAATGCGTTCTAGTGTATCAGCCAACTCGGGCTCAGCATTCCACTGTTCCAGGTAGGCTTGCATCCACTCAAGTGAGAAAAGTTCATTCATCAATTAACCTCCATTAGCTACTACGAGCTTTAGGTATAACTAAGTTGAACCAATGGTGATGCACTAGTCAGACTGCACTCTTTGGTGCATTTATTCGGTTCAACACTTTAGGTATAAGCAGCCACCGCTTGCCATTCTTGAATCACATCAGGCGAAATATCCAGTACCACCGTTGAGCCACTCGTAGTTGGCAAAGATAATTGCAGTGGAATCACCTCTGACAATTGGGGCAAAATTGGTTGCAAATCATACTGGCCGACATTAGAAGCCAGTGGGCTGTCTGGAGAGATTTCTTGGGTCACATCAGTGGCAGTAAACGTTTGCTCTAAAGATGTTCTCAGGGTTAAGGGATGGGGATGCTCCACCTCGACAGCACCGGGAAAGCCAACCAATCGCAGCTTGAAACTCACCTCCCCATTGGGATAGATGCGTTTAAACGCGATAGCCTGCCAGCTCAACTCATTGCGATCCTTTAAGGTCTGTCGGGACTGGTAGAGCATTTGGTTCGCACTCTCTTCCTGTTGCACTATAAGGGCCGCAGCGGGTGGGGCTGTGAAACGCCCTATTCCCAGAAATACTAGGAAGACCATAACCCCCAATAACAGGAACCAAGACAGCGTTTTGCGAACGTGACATCCCATCCTTCAGAATCCTCCTATAATTGACAGCCACGAGAGCACAGATCCTTACTGAGCTGCTCTCCAAGGACTTCTGCCATTGCCTCTATTTCTGCCCATGCCTTTACCTTGTCCCATCCCTCTCCAGGCGGGCATACCGTTTTCATCTCTGAGGTCAATGTTGGTGTCCCCAGATTTCACTTTGGCAGCAATAATTGTGGGCTGGCTGGCCTCAGTTTTTCTAGAGCCAGTAATTTCGACGGGATCTCCAGACTTGAGATTAAATTGCTGCTCATCAAGATACCAAGATGGCCCTAAATGGACATCTACCGTTTCATCCGACGTTTCTACGGATAAATGCACTCCCTTTCCAGAGCGCCGACCTTGACTAGCAACCTGATCAACACGAACAATCTTGCCACTAATCGTTTCAACAGTATCAGGATTGAAGTCTCTTGGTCTTTGGGAAGTGAGGTGGTGGCCAGGTGACGATCTTGGCATTCCCTGGGCGTAGACCGGAGCAGCGATTATCGCGCCTGCTAAAAGGGCAATTGATATCGAAATTAAAATCCATTTCATTAGAGTTTCCTCCTTTCCTTTATAGATTGAGAAAAATATGGCTAAGTCATTAACAGGCTGGGCAAGGACAGTATCAGACTTATAAAGCTTGAGTCCGTATTACAACCTCAGATGTCTCAGGTGCCATATCGAAGGTTGAAATCGGCGCTAAAGTGCAACCTAATTCAATTATACAGTTAAATAACTATATAGCAATGTAACGATATATTGAACACAATCTTTGTGTCTGTACTGACGCTATTTCATGCGAAACTCAACACTCAAAACTCTTGCAACTTTTAACTTTCAACTCACTTGGAGAACTGTTCCGTTCTCAAGCTTGGGACTGGGATTGACAATTATGCGATCTCCCTTCTCCAGTCCCGAATAGACTTCCACAGATTTACTTGTAAACTGCCCTGTGGTAATGGGATTAAACTGGGCTTGGTGATCTACGACTTTGAATACCCCTGTGACCCCAAATTGCCTGACTAGCGCGTCTTTAGGAATCATAAGGCCCTGACGAGCAGTAGTATTTTGACGAGTAGTGGCTCTGAACTGCAACCGACCAAACATCCCTGGCAGCAAGTCTTGGGTCGTCTTCAAAGCGACCTTAACGGTGAAGTTTCGAGATCTCGGATCGGCAGCAGGGATGATTTGGCTAATGCGACCTGCGATCTGGCGATTGAGTGCATCGATTTGTACTGAGACCGACTGGCCCCGTTGAATCTGCCCTACAAGCGATTCAGGAACATCAACACTCAGTCTGAGTTGTCCGCTGCGTTCCAACTTCACAATCGATTCGCCGGGACCCGCCATTGCCCCCACTTCGGTATATTTGTGGGTGATCACACCTGGGAAGGGGGCAATCACTGTCCCATAGTCAAGGTTGGCTTGAGTTTGCTTGACTTCGGCTTGGGCTTGTTCAACTTGGGCTTGAGCCTGACGGATTTGAGCTTGGGCCTGATTCACGGCAGATTGGGCTTGCTTTACCGTTGTGCGGGATTGAGTCAGACCTGCTTTCGCTTGACTGATGCGGGCTTTAACTACTGATAAGCGGGTATTCGCCTCATCCAAACGAGATTGGCTTACCGCCCCTTCTCGTCGCAGCATAGTCATCCGCTTTTGATGGAGTTGGGCATCTGCGAGTTCGGCTTGCGCTTCAGTCAATTGGGCTTGAACCTCTTGGACACGGGCTTGGGCCTGACTTTTTTGAGCTTGGGCAGTCAGATAAGCTGATTGGGCAATACTGACCGCTGATTGAGCTTGAGGAATCGCAGCAGTGGCTTGCTGCTGTTGGGCTTGAATATCGCGGACGTCGATTTCAGCAATCCGTTGTCCAGCTTGAACGACATCGCCTTCTCGGACTGGCAGTTGCCGAATTTGACCCATTACTCGACTGGTGAGGGTGACCGTTTCAGTCGATTCAACGGTACCCGTGAGGGTCCGATCTACGGCTATAGGTCGTTGAGTGGCGATCGCAGTTTTCACTACTACAGGTGTACTGGCAGCAGCGGGTGTTTCCTCAGGTAGACGCCTATTTAGTAATAGCCAGGCAGTACTACTTGTCATCGTAAACAGTAGGGCAAGCAATCCCCAGCGTTTGAGTTGTGAAGGGGTGACTAAAGACTTTACTTTAGGAGAGATAAAATTCATTGCGATTCCTCTACAACCTCCATCTGAGATTTTTCGGGTTCTGAAGTTGTCAGAGCCTGTTGAGCCCGATGGCAGAGGCTCAGAACCTCCGGTGCAACAATGCGGTAGTAGCGCCATATTCCCTTTTTGCGGCAGGCGACTACTCCAGCATCTTTCATCAGCCGCAGATGTTTAGAGGCATTGGCCTGATGCAAACCCGTCTGTTGGCAAATGTCTTGCACACTCCGTTCTTGATTACAGAGAGTGGATAGAATCTGCAAGCGAGTGGGTTCACCCAGGATTTTGAAATGTTGTGCCAGTTGCTCCAGATCATGAGGATGAATAGTCATGACCATTGCCTCCCGTGGTCAAGTGAGCGAGCCTTCAATGACTCAGGACATCCTTGGGGACAGTGTGAGGTTCAGGCACTGCTTCTAACAGAGATAGACCCACAGCCTTTAAACCTAAGCGCTCAAACCAAGGAACAGCAGACCCACAACGCATTTTGGCCAGGAAATAGCGCTCAAAAGCTGTTTTCATCCAACCGACCCAGCGACCGCCTAGTGTAATAGCACGGCGTCGCTGCCCCGTCTCTGGATCAGGTAAAACAGGGTCGGCCAAAAAGAGTAATCCCGTGTCTCCAAAATCCGCAAAGCAAATCGCTTCTAAGGTGGGCGCGACAGGGGGTGAAAAGACTGCCCCTAGCTCCAAAGCAATGTTGTGGGCTACAGCCATCCCCATAGCCTCGACCATTTGCCCTGTCTTTGGCACCCCAATGGGAATGGGGGTTGCCTCTGGAGGGGCCAAATGGGTCACGACACCTGCACCGTAGACTGACGGGAAAACGGGATGTCGATAGGTAGGCAATATGGGAATGAACCCCTTGGTATCCCCCAAACCTGCTGCCTCGCGGACAAATCGTGGACCCCGAAACTGAGGGAGCAGCATCGCATACCGGAAGGGTAATGTATGACCGTTCGCTAAGTAAATGTCCTGGGAAGTGATGCGAATGATGGCTGAGTTTTCCAGGACTTCCACCTCCCTTTCGGCCATCAACTGGGTTACCAGTTGACTAGAGTTGGCCATCCCCCCAATCCCCAGATGCCCCGCATAGGGTTCTGGCGTCACAAAGGTAATGGGAACCTGGTCACGCAATCCCTGCTGACGAAGAATATAATCCGCTAACAAGGCAAACTCATAGGCGGGGCCAAAGCAGCTTGCCCCAGGGACTGCACCGACGACCAAGGGGCCTGGATTCTGCAACAAATCTTGCCAAGCAGCATTGGCCATTAAGGCATGGTGAGGATTACAGACCGATTGGGTAAATCCATTGTCGGGTCCCAATCCGGGTACGGCATCTAACGCCAACTCAGCCCCCGTAGCAACAACCACATAGTCATAGTCCAACGATTGAGAGTTAGTGTGGACGGTTTGAGTATGAGGATTAAGCTGGGTCACTGCTTCGGGTAGCCATTCAATTCCCCGTTTCGTCACCAGCTCCTCCACCTCTAGCTGAACCTGCTCCAGTGGCGTCAAACCCAGACCCACCCAAGGTAGGGAAGGAAGAAAGGTGAATTTGGGCGTGTTGGAAAGGAGTGTAATTTTATGTTGGCGGGGTAACAGATACCTCAGTTCGTAAGCAGTCGGCAACCCAGCCAGCCCAGCACCAATGACAACAATATGGGCCATATTTATTCCTCCCGAAAGGATGGGTCTTAAAAAAGCTTTTAGTCAAATTTGTGAACTAGCTGCAAATTTTATCTTGAGCTTTATATACTATATAACTAACTAATGATATAGTCAAATTATTTTAGCTTTGTCTTCAATCCTAGTCTTAGAACCAACCTTACTCGAACTTAGATGTGACTGCACTTGTTGAATACAACATTCTGTCTCTGATTTACATAGAAAGGGCTAGAGCTATCAGCAGGCAATGATAATGTTCTAGATTCGCTTTCCTATTTTGTCTTCTATCCAAAGATAGATTCATGTAAATAACTAAATAGCTATACTATTAATTAGCTGAAGTACAGTTATAGAATGAGCCTTTCTTCAGGTGGCTTTTTGATATTGCAGTAGAGCTGGGACGCTAATTAATAGAAAAGCTTAGACATAGTCTGACGGTTTATGAACATAGTTTTACAGACCATGCACTAAGCTCATTCCTAGCGTTGACAACGCTCAAATGCTCTCCCAGCATACATTTATCTGATGCAAAGCAATATCTTTATCCCTTACCATCACATGAAAACACCTTGTTGCTTTAATTGCTAGTTAGTTATATAATCATAAATGTGATTTTTTATCAATTCCTCAATCTACACATTTAGGAGGAAGTAACCATGTCTACGAATGTTGGAATTGTTGACCGTCTGTTACGCCTGAGCTTGGGAGGGCTTTTGCTCTATTTGGGGCTTGGAATTTATGGATTTATGGCGGTACAGCTCTAGGCGTTGGCTTAGCGATCTTTTCCGCTATCCCAGCACTCACGGCCCTTGTCGGCGTTTGCCCTCTCTATGGCTTACTAGGTATCAAAACCTGTCAGTCATAAGGGGTAAGGACTAACCATTTGACTGCTTTGAACAAAACCTCACGCTGAAAAAATCACCTTACCGTTACGGAGGTAAATATATGGTGGATGATAGTCTTCCCTTTGAATCTTCTTTAAGTTCCAAGAGCGATTCTCCCCTTGAAGAGGCGTCTCCCGTCCATCCGATTGATGACAAACTTTTGATAGAAAGTCCATCAATGTCGCGACGGCAACTGCTCAATTTTCTGACGGGCTCCGTGGTCGCCATCACAGCCGGATCGGTCTTATACCCTGGGGCTAAATTTTTCATTCCCCCTTCTGAAGAGAACGACAGTGGTGCCGTTCTCGCCAAGGACATTCACGGTAAACCCATCCCCGCCCAACAAGTTTTAGCAAATCCACCGGGGACCCGTGCCCTGATTGCGGGCCTTGCGGGAGAGCCCACCTATTTAACGGTTCAAGATGATGGCACGCTATCTGAGATGGGAGTAGTGGACAACTGCACCCACCTCGGCTGTACATTTCCCTGGAATGAGGTGGATCAACAGTTCCAATGTCCCTGTCATGGGTCTCGATTTGCCCCTGATGGTTCGGTGCAACGGGGGCCAGCGAACCGTCCACTGAAGTTATCTCGGGTTTGGGTAGACGGAGATGCAATCTGGATTGCGCCCTGGAACGACATTGATCCACGAACGGGGGAAACACCTTGGTGGGTGAAAAATCCCAACCCCTCTCAACCCACTGATGTTGCTAAAACGGAGCTTGCCAAAGAAATGATCCAACTGAATGAGTCTTTGAGTGTCGCCACGACACAGTTAAGTCCAAACCAACTGAAACAGGCAGCCCAAGCGGGATATCAATCTGTATTGAATTTGAGATCGCCCAATGAACCTGGCTTTCTAGAAAATGAACAGCAATTGGTGGAAAGCGTAGGACTGCAGTATGCCCATATTCCAGTCAATCCAGCGCAGATCACGGATTCGTTAACCGATCAAGTGCTGGTAACGATAGGCCAGTTGAAGAAACCCATATTAATTCATTGCAAAAGCGGTGTGAGATCTGGGGCAATGGCGTTGATATTTATGGCCCAGAATGAGGGGCTGACAGCGGATAGAGCGTTATCAATTAGCAAGGAATTAGGCATCGGCTTGGATGCTCAACCGCAAATCAAGCAGTTTGTCCACCATTACATTGACGTACATAGGCAAGCCTACACAGCAGCTTAAGCACGTTACCCAATAGCACCATAGCTATTTAATTGATTCAGTGAGGATCCTGGTGAAACTCAAGACCGACTGTATAAAAATGATCTTACTTCTCAACCAGGTGGAGTGTGGATGGTATTTGAATGAAGACCATGAATTGAATGTCTGCATTGACAATCATCATCGAATTTTAGTCTTGTCGCAAGAGACTGTAAATTATTTTGTGTAAGCGGTTTAAAGTACATCCAGATTGAAGGAGACCGCTTTGAAGAAACAACGCCACTCAGATCCTAAAGTTGAGCAACTGCTTGATGAATTGATGCAGGACTACAAGAGTCCTGAGCAGATATTGGGAGAGGAGGGATTAATCAAGCAACTCTCAAAACGCTTGATTGAGCGAGCCTTACAAGCAGAATTGGCTAATCATCTACAAAACACTCCTAAGGGAGAGTCACCATCGTCTTCAAAATCGGTGAATAGCCGCAATGGATATTTCGCTAAAACAATTCAAACTGAACAGGGTGCCTGCTACCTCCAGATCCCTCGCGACCGATTGAGTGAATTTGAACCCATTATTGTCCCTAAAGGCCAGCGTCGTCTGGCCGGTCTGGATGACAAGATTTTGGCCCTGTATGCGCGAGGCAACAGTACCCGAGATATTCAAGCCCAGCTGGAAGAGTTGTATGGAATCGAGCTATCCCCTACCCTGATTTCACAAGTTACCGATGCCGTTGCGGATGAAGTCCGTCAATGGCAAACTCGTCCATTGGATACGCTGTATCCCATCCTGTTTTTGGATGCGTTGTACGTGAAAATCCGCCAAGAAGGACGGGTCAAAAGTCGGGCAGTTTATGTGGTGTTAGCCATTAACCTTGATGGCCACAAAGAAGTCTTGGGTTTATGGATTGGACCACAGGAACGCGAGGGAGTGAAGTTCTGGCTCCAGGTCTTGACGGATCTCAAAAATCGGGGACTACAAGATGTTTTTATTGCTTGCGTAGACGGATTGACAGGCTTTCCAGAAGCCATTGAAACCCTCTATCCTCAAACTCGTGTGCAGCTGTGTATTGTCCACCTGATTCGCAATTCCCTCAAATATGTTAGTTGGAAACACCGCAAAGAAGTTGCAGCTGATCTCAAACCGATTTATCAAGCTGCAACAGTCTGCGAAGCGGAGGATGCTCTGACTCGCTTTGCAGACAAATATGATCAGCTCTATCCCACCATCAGCCAAATCTGGCTCCGTCATTGGGAGCGAGTGATCCCTTTGTTTGATTACCCGCCTGACATCCGCAAGGCCATTTACACCACCAATGCGATTGAATCAGTCAATCGTAGTCTCAGAAAGGTTTTGAAAACGAAAGGCGCATTCCCAGATGAAACCTCTGTCTTCAAACTGCTCTATCTTGCCCTCAACAATATTTCCAAAAAATGGACGATGCCTATTCGAGATTGGAAAGCGGCTCTAGCAAGATTTGCTATTGAGTTCCCTGAACGCTTTCCCATTGACTAAATGATTGAGCTTACACAAAATTCTTGACACTCCCGTCGCAAGCGTTAGCAGCTCATCAGCCTGTTAGCGCCAACATGGATGAGGATCATCTAAATAGGGTTTGCTGAAAAAGTAAATTGAGCTAATTCCTGGCATCAAATCGTACAATCAACCCAGTTGTGACGGCCAGGGCCATATTCCTTCACTGGCCCTAGAAAAGCCCCAAGGCAGCCCTGGCAGCTCCATAACGCTTTCCAACACCAGCAATCCCACCCAAAAATGAATGATAAAAGGTGGCGGAGCCACCGCTCTAGATTCATCACCAAGAACGTGATAGCAATCGCACTAGCAGCCGTATCCGCTAACTTCGCCATCACTCGATTCAAGCCAAATCTTCGCTTGGCCTGCCCAAACTTGCCCTCAATTTGGACTCTCACCTTTTCGTCCTCCCGTGCTTGTTGCTTGAGTTGGCCCTGCACCTGGGGGTCTTGTTGAGGTCTTCCTAACGGTGGTCCACTCAATCGGATACCTCGAGCTTTACACCATCGTCGATTAGCTCGGGTTCGATAGATTTGGTCGGCATGGACTGAGAGAGGATAATGGCCAAAGCGACGATGAAAAGCTTCCACTTGATATTGAAGATGCTGGGATTCATTGAACGCATCCCAGCTTAAACGTTCCAGAAACACACATCCGTTGACACAACTGAGGGATAGCTTGGCCCCAAACTCAACAGGTACTCCAGCTTTGCCTCGGACCATCGGTCGGACATGAGGCTGAGTGAGGCTGACAATACGGTCATCTACTCGACGCACGTGCTGTTGATACATCCACTCTTGCTGTCGAAAGACTTCATGAATCACCAGCAACAGACGGTACTGTCGCCGGGACAGTCGGGACAGAGACGCTCCTAAAGCTATCAATCCATCAATGTG encodes:
- a CDS encoding 4Fe-4S single cluster domain-containing protein; this translates as MNIQNNLSPIALVDIPPGYLNIMGYVDESEVNGPGCRAVVWVQGCHRACPGCFNPNSWSFEINQLTAVDILAQKILSNPRNEGVTFSGGEPFWQASALTELAHKVKAAGLNVMSFTGFTLEQLQEESAPLGAQDLLDQLDILIDGPFIELLKIHSPDSPVASSNQRIHIFNPAFKDNITWASDQLEIHVLPDGSRILTGYHGQLSRSRKNETHENLQSQSEPIPRSDR
- a CDS encoding IS256 family transposase, translating into MKKQRHSDPKVEQLLDELMQDYKSPEQILGEEGLIKQLSKRLIERALQAELANHLQNTPKGESPSSSKSVNSRNGYFAKTIQTEQGACYLQIPRDRLSEFEPIIVPKGQRRLAGLDDKILALYARGNSTRDIQAQLEELYGIELSPTLISQVTDAVADEVRQWQTRPLDTLYPILFLDALYVKIRQEGRVKSRAVYVVLAINLDGHKEVLGLWIGPQEREGVKFWLQVLTDLKNRGLQDVFIACVDGLTGFPEAIETLYPQTRVQLCIVHLIRNSLKYVSWKHRKEVAADLKPIYQAATVCEAEDALTRFADKYDQLYPTISQIWLRHWERVIPLFDYPPDIRKAIYTTNAIESVNRSLRKVLKTKGAFPDETSVFKLLYLALNNISKKWTMPIRDWKAALARFAIEFPERFPID
- a CDS encoding metalloregulator ArsR/SmtB family transcription factor, with protein sequence MTIHPHDLEQLAQHFKILGEPTRLQILSTLCNQERSVQDICQQTGLHQANASKHLRLMKDAGVVACRKKGIWRYYRIVAPEVLSLCHRAQQALTTSEPEKSQMEVVEESQ
- a CDS encoding NAD(P)/FAD-dependent oxidoreductase is translated as MAHIVVIGAGLAGLPTAYELRYLLPRQHKITLLSNTPKFTFLPSLPWVGLGLTPLEQVQLEVEELVTKRGIEWLPEAVTQLNPHTQTVHTNSQSLDYDYVVVATGAELALDAVPGLGPDNGFTQSVCNPHHALMANAAWQDLLQNPGPLVVGAVPGASCFGPAYEFALLADYILRQQGLRDQVPITFVTPEPYAGHLGIGGMANSSQLVTQLMAEREVEVLENSAIIRITSQDIYLANGHTLPFRYAMLLPQFRGPRFVREAAGLGDTKGFIPILPTYRHPVFPSVYGAGVVTHLAPPEATPIPIGVPKTGQMVEAMGMAVAHNIALELGAVFSPPVAPTLEAICFADFGDTGLLFLADPVLPDPETGQRRRAITLGGRWVGWMKTAFERYFLAKMRCGSAVPWFERLGLKAVGLSLLEAVPEPHTVPKDVLSH
- a CDS encoding YgaP-like transmembrane domain, giving the protein MSTNVGIVDRLLRLSLGGLLLYLGLGIYGFMAVQL
- a CDS encoding DUF3122 domain-containing protein, which codes for MGCHVRKTLSWFLLLGVMVFLVFLGIGRFTAPPAAALIVQQEESANQMLYQSRQTLKDRNELSWQAIAFKRIYPNGEVSFKLRLVGFPGAVEVEHPHPLTLRTSLEQTFTATDVTQEISPDSPLASNVGQYDLQPILPQLSEVIPLQLSLPTTSGSTVVLDISPDVIQEWQAVAAYT
- a CDS encoding efflux RND transporter periplasmic adaptor subunit, whose translation is MNFISPKVKSLVTPSQLKRWGLLALLFTMTSSTAWLLLNRRLPEETPAAASTPVVVKTAIATQRPIAVDRTLTGTVESTETVTLTSRVMGQIRQLPVREGDVVQAGQRIAEIDVRDIQAQQQQATAAIPQAQSAVSIAQSAYLTAQAQKSQAQARVQEVQAQLTEAQAELADAQLHQKRMTMLRREGAVSQSRLDEANTRLSVVKARISQAKAGLTQSRTTVKQAQSAVNQAQAQIRQAQAQVEQAQAEVKQTQANLDYGTVIAPFPGVITHKYTEVGAMAGPGESIVKLERSGQLRLSVDVPESLVGQIQRGQSVSVQIDALNRQIAGRISQIIPAADPRSRNFTVKVALKTTQDLLPGMFGRLQFRATTRQNTTARQGLMIPKDALVRQFGVTGVFKVVDHQAQFNPITTGQFTSKSVEVYSGLEKGDRIIVNPSPKLENGTVLQVS
- a CDS encoding beta-lactamase hydrolase domain-containing protein, coding for MIQLNESLSVATTQLSPNQLKQAAQAGYQSVLNLRSPNEPGFLENEQQLVESVGLQYAHIPVNPAQITDSLTDQVLVTIGQLKKPILIHCKSGVRSGAMALIFMAQNEGLTADRALSISKELGIGLDAQPQIKQFVHHYIDVHRQAYTAA
- a CDS encoding DUF2892 domain-containing protein: MYGGTALGVGLAIFSAIPALTALVGVCPLYGLLGIKTCQS